In Lactococcus paracarnosus, a genomic segment contains:
- a CDS encoding DNA/RNA non-specific endonuclease: protein MLKTLKREVITPKPAHRKWQLLGMMSIILVAFALSSEHAGAKTKSKPSKPATVVQIVAKEEILPKLITYTTEKSPGPTENYYWENGPAQLSDFETLKTGESKFSADDKGRSSSTRAILTYEQYQASKGARQGKPLDPPNWPATNPKVAIRFSLTGKTYHGYQFNRSHSIADSLLGKAAYTSNYNFTTGTRTQNVGANQDGGMRYAEALVEKYWRSHKKTKSTVSYQTTPIYQESETVPRGSVVDIKSSDGKLNTEIVVINSAEGLSIDYQATSPVAPVTAPEAPSPANAQPEPTPTPDPTPAPEPVAPAAVPDTAYTVNGQWSLAAPGMVFISNTTKYYSQVTNPANYRYVPQSEADASGASRAARGNQYARP, encoded by the coding sequence ATGCTAAAAACCTTAAAACGAGAAGTAATTACACCTAAACCAGCTCATAGAAAATGGCAGTTACTAGGTATGATGTCTATCATACTTGTAGCATTCGCCCTTTCATCAGAGCACGCTGGCGCGAAAACTAAGTCTAAACCTAGTAAGCCTGCAACTGTCGTTCAAATTGTCGCTAAGGAAGAGATACTACCAAAGCTGATAACCTATACAACAGAGAAGTCCCCTGGCCCAACTGAGAACTATTATTGGGAAAATGGTCCTGCTCAATTATCTGACTTTGAGACATTAAAGACAGGAGAAAGCAAGTTTTCAGCTGATGATAAGGGCCGATCTAGTAGTACACGCGCCATTTTAACTTATGAGCAGTATCAAGCTTCAAAAGGTGCGCGTCAAGGAAAACCTTTGGATCCTCCAAATTGGCCAGCCACAAACCCAAAAGTTGCGATTAGGTTTTCATTGACTGGCAAAACGTATCATGGGTACCAGTTTAATCGCAGTCATTCTATCGCCGATAGTTTACTTGGCAAAGCAGCTTACACCTCAAACTATAATTTTACGACTGGTACAAGAACTCAAAATGTTGGTGCAAATCAAGATGGCGGCATGAGGTACGCTGAAGCACTTGTAGAGAAGTATTGGCGTTCTCATAAAAAAACAAAGTCAACTGTCAGCTATCAAACCACGCCAATATATCAAGAAAGCGAAACGGTACCTCGTGGATCTGTCGTTGATATCAAGTCATCTGATGGTAAACTGAATACTGAGATTGTTGTGATTAATAGCGCTGAAGGATTAAGTATCGACTATCAAGCTACTAGTCCAGTTGCACCAGTAACGGCCCCTGAAGCACCTAGTCCGGCAAATGCCCAACCTGAACCTACGCCTACACCTGATCCTACCCCAGCGCCCGAACCAGTTGCACCAGCTGCTGTTCCTGATACAGCTTATACAGTAAATGGACAATGGTCACTCGCTGCTCCTGGTATGGTCTTTATATCAAATACGACTAAATACTACAGTCAAGTAACTAATCCAGCTAACTATAGATATGTTCCCCAATCAGAAGCTGATGCTTCTGGCGCCTCTCGTGCAGCTCGCGGTAATCAATATGCGAGACCCTAA
- a CDS encoding diacylglycerol kinase family protein yields MALRDKQPEKKWKNQTVFASLEFALTGIITAFREERNLRKHAVSALVAMILGAVFHISKVDWLFLLLAIFLVIFAEIINSAIENVVDLASEYHFSMLAKNAKDMAAGAVLFISCFAVIVGLFIFLPKIWALIF; encoded by the coding sequence ATGGCCTTACGAGATAAACAACCCGAAAAAAAATGGAAAAACCAGACTGTCTTTGCGTCGCTCGAGTTTGCCTTAACTGGTATTATCACAGCCTTCCGTGAGGAACGTAACCTACGTAAGCATGCAGTTAGTGCACTAGTCGCGATGATTTTAGGTGCTGTTTTTCACATTTCTAAGGTAGACTGGCTATTTTTACTACTGGCTATCTTTTTAGTCATTTTTGCAGAAATCATCAATTCTGCGATTGAAAATGTTGTTGATTTAGCTAGTGAGTATCATTTCTCGATGTTAGCAAAAAATGCCAAGGATATGGCAGCTGGTGCAGTGCTATTTATTTCTTGTTTTGCTGTGATTGTCGGCCTATTCATCTTTTTGCCTAAAATCTGGGCATTAATTTTCTAA
- a CDS encoding TetR-like C-terminal domain-containing protein, producing MLRSYLHGFASLYIADLFNIKTVDADESFDLGLDALLSGLGLD from the coding sequence GTGTTAAGAAGTTATTTACATGGATTTGCTTCCTTATATATAGCAGATTTATTTAATATCAAGACAGTAGATGCGGACGAAAGTTTTGATTTAGGCCTTGATGCACTCTTATCGGGACTTGGACTTGATTGA
- a CDS encoding DEAD/DEAH box helicase, translating into MENLFGRLLTQQELGPDMSLLPQDVTQFAGMAIAGKSVICKRCGTASSCQTVRLEIPAYFCPECLQLGRVRSDEFLYHLPQQPFPRIDALLWTGTLTPYQADISKQLVQAVDQKKQILVHAVTGAGKTEMIYAAISRSIASGGAVCIATPRTDVARELYMRLSKDFAVSISLLHADSPPYFRTPLVISTTHQLLRFKEAFDLLIIDEVDAFPFADNPALYYAAKHAQKTAATLVYLTATSTDTLDKHVSSGLLKRITLSRRFHGHPLVVPKPIFSYPEKIIYRHIQKQRKSGFPLLLFAPVIRFGQSFTAQLSKLFPHEKIGFVASTTENRSEIISQFREGELTILVSTTILERGVTFPKVDVFVLESQHRLFTASSLIQIAGRAGRSIERPTGLVYFFHNGLTKQMTRAISDICKMNRLGGFS; encoded by the coding sequence ATGGAAAACTTATTTGGCCGACTACTCACTCAGCAAGAACTGGGTCCTGATATGTCCCTTTTACCACAGGATGTCACCCAGTTTGCTGGGATGGCAATAGCAGGAAAGAGCGTCATCTGTAAGCGGTGTGGTACTGCATCCTCTTGCCAAACAGTCCGACTTGAAATTCCGGCCTATTTTTGTCCTGAATGTCTGCAACTAGGTCGCGTTAGGTCCGATGAATTTCTCTATCACTTACCGCAACAGCCTTTCCCAAGGATAGACGCATTACTTTGGACTGGTACACTGACGCCTTATCAAGCAGACATCTCTAAGCAACTCGTACAGGCAGTGGATCAAAAAAAGCAAATTCTGGTTCATGCGGTAACGGGTGCTGGTAAAACAGAGATGATTTATGCGGCGATTAGTAGAAGTATTGCTAGTGGTGGTGCTGTTTGTATCGCAACACCTAGAACTGACGTCGCTCGCGAACTATATATGCGTTTATCTAAAGATTTTGCTGTCTCTATCTCGCTCCTACATGCCGATAGTCCCCCTTACTTTCGCACACCACTTGTTATTTCTACAACACACCAGCTTCTCCGATTTAAAGAGGCATTTGATTTATTGATCATCGACGAAGTAGATGCCTTTCCTTTTGCTGATAACCCTGCACTATACTACGCAGCTAAACATGCACAAAAAACAGCGGCTACTCTAGTTTATCTGACAGCTACCTCTACTGATACCCTAGACAAACACGTCAGCTCAGGCCTATTAAAACGAATTACCTTATCTCGTCGCTTTCACGGCCACCCACTCGTTGTTCCCAAACCAATTTTTAGCTATCCGGAAAAAATCATCTATCGGCATATCCAAAAACAGCGCAAATCCGGATTCCCCTTATTACTATTTGCACCTGTCATTCGGTTTGGCCAATCATTTACAGCCCAGTTAAGCAAGCTTTTTCCCCACGAGAAGATAGGGTTTGTTGCATCGACTACTGAAAATCGCTCTGAGATCATCTCCCAGTTTCGCGAAGGTGAGTTAACGATTCTAGTTTCTACCACCATATTAGAACGCGGGGTCACTTTTCCGAAAGTTGATGTCTTTGTACTCGAAAGTCAGCACAGACTCTTTACAGCCTCTAGTCTGATACAGATTGCTGGACGTGCTGGACGAAGTATTGAGCGGCCGACTGGTCTTGTCTATTTTTTTCATAATGGCCTAACAAAGCAGATGACCCGTGCTATTTCTGATATTTGCAAGATGAATCGACTTGGTGGTTTCTCATGA
- a CDS encoding YigZ family protein gives MNTTIKSDFIFEEEIKKSRFICQLKRVYSEAEARDFITSVKKQHHKANHNVSAFTIGDQQEIQRTSDDGEPSGTAGMPMLDILKKREIINVVAVVTRYFGGIKLGAGGLIRAYAGSVNHAIDAVGLVKIVEQTQLRLEMDYSLFDNVSRYLSSEGLTISDSVFTDKVKLTSFCDTDRMPSLVAGLTDQFHGQLTLIKGDKKLVEVDI, from the coding sequence ATGAATACAACGATTAAATCAGATTTTATCTTTGAAGAAGAGATTAAGAAATCGCGTTTTATTTGCCAACTAAAGCGTGTCTATAGTGAAGCAGAAGCGCGTGATTTTATCACATCTGTCAAAAAACAGCATCATAAGGCCAATCATAATGTATCGGCCTTTACGATTGGTGACCAACAAGAGATACAGCGCACATCGGATGATGGTGAACCATCAGGTACAGCAGGTATGCCAATGCTTGATATCCTAAAAAAAAGAGAAATCATCAATGTAGTTGCAGTCGTCACTCGTTATTTTGGTGGCATTAAACTTGGCGCAGGTGGGTTAATACGTGCTTATGCAGGCAGTGTGAATCATGCGATAGATGCTGTCGGTCTTGTGAAAATAGTTGAGCAAACCCAGCTGAGATTAGAGATGGACTATAGCTTATTTGACAATGTTTCCAGATACTTGAGCTCTGAGGGGCTCACCATCTCGGATTCAGTATTTACCGATAAGGTCAAGCTGACGAGTTTTTGCGATACAGACCGGATGCCGTCTTTGGTGGCAGGACTAACAGACCAGTTCCATGGACAATTGACACTTATCAAGGGTGACAAAAAACTTGTAGAAGTCGATATTTGA
- a CDS encoding PhoH family protein — translation MNTLDIKLNHPDDGTNLFGAQEKHLKYLEDALGVTIHFRSELVQVVSDSDEKNELTRLILQALLVLISRGQTVNTPDVVTAFTMAKNGEINKFIALYEEEITKDSNGKPIRVKTLGQKIYVDDILHHDITFGIGPAGTGKTYLAVVLATTALRRGQVKRIIVTRPAVEAGESLGFLPGDLQEKVDPYLRPIYDALHQVLGKVTVERMLERGTIEIAPLAYMRGRTLDDAFVILDEAQNTTTMQMKMFLTRLGFNSKMVINGDISQIDLPRKTKSGLIDAKDKLAKIKQVSFVYFSAKDVVRHPVVAEIIQAYEADDLVGNDLQIGEV, via the coding sequence TTGAATACGCTTGATATCAAATTAAATCACCCTGATGATGGTACTAATCTTTTTGGTGCACAGGAAAAGCATCTGAAATACTTGGAAGATGCGCTAGGCGTTACTATCCATTTTCGTAGTGAGCTAGTTCAGGTTGTCTCTGACTCAGATGAAAAAAATGAGCTGACGAGACTTATCTTACAAGCATTATTAGTACTCATCAGTCGAGGGCAGACGGTTAATACACCGGATGTCGTCACTGCCTTCACGATGGCAAAAAATGGTGAGATTAATAAATTTATCGCACTGTACGAAGAAGAGATTACCAAGGATAGTAATGGTAAGCCAATTCGTGTCAAAACCTTAGGTCAAAAAATCTATGTTGACGACATTTTGCATCATGATATTACTTTTGGTATTGGTCCTGCTGGAACAGGCAAGACCTATTTAGCAGTTGTTCTAGCGACAACTGCTTTACGTCGTGGTCAAGTCAAGCGAATTATTGTGACCAGACCAGCAGTTGAGGCTGGCGAAAGTCTGGGCTTTTTACCAGGTGATCTACAAGAAAAAGTAGATCCTTATCTAAGACCTATTTATGATGCCTTACACCAAGTTTTAGGTAAAGTGACAGTGGAGCGGATGCTTGAACGCGGTACTATAGAAATCGCGCCGCTCGCTTATATGCGTGGTCGTACATTAGATGATGCATTTGTCATCTTAGACGAGGCACAAAATACAACCACCATGCAGATGAAAATGTTCTTAACAAGGCTTGGTTTCAACTCAAAAATGGTAATCAATGGCGATATTAGTCAGATTGACCTACCAAGAAAGACCAAGTCAGGCTTGATTGATGCTAAGGATAAACTGGCTAAAATTAAACAAGTTTCCTTTGTTTATTTCTCTGCCAAAGATGTCGTGAGACATCCAGTCGTAGCTGAAATTATACAAGCCTATGAAGCTGATGACCTGGTCGGTAACGATCTGCAGATAGGAGAAGTCTGA
- a CDS encoding ComF family protein, whose product MHHAIFHYNDFAKTYFKQYKFNGDFRLKAAFNQILRVNLKGQQIIPIPVSAERLQSRGFNQVTGFLSSANLPYLALLSKIETEHQSHKTRVARLSTDNPFRLNTPSKLPDSVLIFDDIYTTGTTLKHAIDIIKNAGCPRVSTFSLFR is encoded by the coding sequence ATGCACCATGCCATTTTTCATTATAATGACTTTGCTAAAACTTATTTTAAGCAATACAAATTTAATGGAGACTTTAGGTTAAAAGCAGCTTTTAATCAGATACTACGCGTTAACCTAAAAGGACAACAAATTATCCCTATTCCAGTTTCAGCAGAAAGATTGCAAAGTCGTGGCTTTAATCAAGTCACTGGCTTTTTATCCAGCGCCAACCTACCCTATCTAGCCTTACTAAGTAAAATAGAGACCGAGCATCAGTCACATAAGACAAGAGTAGCCCGATTATCCACAGATAATCCCTTCAGACTTAACACGCCATCGAAGCTACCAGACAGTGTCTTGATTTTTGATGATATTTACACGACAGGTACGACACTTAAGCATGCCATTGATATCATAAAAAACGCAGGTTGCCCCCGCGTTTCTACCTTTTCATTATTTCGTTAA
- a CDS encoding HIT family protein — protein MVDWQNNRIASALAHENPTVMVEMASGFACFGDTQFLPGYCVLLPKREVASLNDLTLAERSSFLTDMSCIGDAILASTDSIRINYDILGNTDAFLHAHIFPRYTWEIEARLKKPVWLYDASHWVDETYAYNDQQHGAIRTAIMNYLKGNA, from the coding sequence ATGGTAGATTGGCAAAATAATCGGATAGCGTCTGCATTAGCCCATGAAAATCCGACAGTTATGGTTGAAATGGCCTCAGGATTTGCCTGTTTTGGCGATACGCAATTTTTACCAGGTTATTGTGTCCTACTTCCTAAACGTGAAGTTGCCTCTCTTAATGACTTGACGTTAGCAGAACGTAGCAGTTTTTTAACCGATATGTCTTGCATAGGGGATGCAATTCTGGCTAGTACAGATAGTATTCGGATCAACTATGATATTTTAGGCAATACAGATGCATTTTTGCATGCACACATTTTTCCTAGATATACATGGGAAATAGAAGCTAGATTAAAAAAACCAGTTTGGCTATACGATGCATCTCATTGGGTTGATGAAACCTATGCTTATAATGACCAGCAACATGGTGCCATCCGTACAGCTATTATGAATTATTTGAAAGGGAATGCTTGA
- a CDS encoding MBL fold metallo-hydrolase yields MKYTTYKSLYQLTAFSQLFPINAYIFEEQASLTVIDVGLNVFVKHIKKLARKLDKPVKFIILTHPHLDHIAGLDLLKKQFPEAKIVFSKRDTRLLNGDFSLDPSEFQGKIRGGFKEVETRPDIMVDEHDEIGSLKVINTPGHTPGSISLYNSSHKIIITGDAFQTKGGLAIAGDKRKFFPFPAFATWSKQTALQSAEKIAHLQIDCLATGHGKLLMNPDFKPAIKRLDNQISEEKN; encoded by the coding sequence ATGAAATATACAACCTATAAATCACTTTATCAACTAACTGCTTTTTCCCAATTATTCCCAATTAATGCTTACATTTTTGAGGAACAAGCATCTTTAACAGTCATTGATGTTGGCTTAAACGTTTTTGTAAAGCACATAAAAAAACTAGCTAGAAAATTGGATAAGCCAGTTAAATTTATTATACTGACTCATCCGCATCTTGACCATATTGCTGGTCTTGATTTATTAAAAAAGCAGTTCCCAGAAGCTAAGATCGTTTTTTCAAAACGTGATACTAGATTATTAAACGGCGATTTTTCTTTAGATCCATCTGAATTTCAAGGCAAGATAAGAGGCGGGTTTAAAGAGGTTGAAACTAGACCTGATATCATGGTCGATGAGCATGATGAAATTGGCAGTTTAAAGGTCATTAATACACCAGGACATACGCCTGGATCTATTAGTCTTTATAACTCGAGTCATAAAATAATCATTACTGGGGACGCCTTTCAAACAAAAGGTGGGCTTGCAATTGCTGGAGACAAACGAAAATTCTTTCCTTTTCCTGCATTTGCAACCTGGAGTAAACAAACTGCTTTACAAAGTGCTGAAAAAATAGCGCATCTACAAATTGACTGTTTAGCCACAGGACATGGCAAATTACTCATGAATCCTGACTTTAAACCTGCGATTAAGAGATTGGATAATCAAATAAGTGAAGAAAAAAATTGA
- the ybeY gene encoding rRNA maturation RNase YbeY, which translates to MYIEMTDNTGKVSDDMQQDTIKLLNFAASFIHLPEHKEMAITYVLNDEIQKINQDYRGKDTPTDVVSLEYEPETISFDADFDMPEALQAELEEFDSFIGELFISIEKAQEQADNYAHSYEREMGFLAVHGFLHINGYDHMIEEEEKVMFALQEEILTAYGLTR; encoded by the coding sequence ATGTATATTGAAATGACTGATAACACGGGAAAAGTTTCTGATGATATGCAACAAGATACGATAAAGCTCTTGAATTTTGCAGCAAGTTTCATCCATTTGCCTGAGCATAAGGAAATGGCGATTACTTATGTCTTGAACGATGAAATTCAAAAAATAAACCAAGACTATCGGGGCAAAGATACACCAACAGATGTGGTCAGTTTAGAGTATGAACCAGAGACGATTAGCTTTGATGCCGATTTTGACATGCCAGAAGCACTCCAAGCAGAGCTAGAAGAGTTCGATAGCTTTATTGGTGAGCTGTTTATTTCGATAGAAAAGGCACAAGAGCAGGCAGATAACTATGCTCACAGTTATGAAAGAGAAATGGGTTTTCTAGCAGTCCATGGCTTTCTTCATATCAATGGCTATGATCACATGATCGAAGAAGAGGAAAAAGTAATGTTCGCTCTCCAGGAAGAGATTTTGACTGCTTATGGCCTTACGAGATAA
- a CDS encoding lipoprotein, translated as MKKIVMVFGLLLVLSGCAANTKDKVEKSKSPQQTDKVQSSKKKDPVKTPESSAPKKDELVGKTFEIDGDKYHIDVLKEWQDLALEDGVSLRVGNNDESEGLMVFGLKKVNLESFSAFKDLVSSDFISSDDITVKTEEIEKKPFQTTRYQGETYIVPLVSEGVKVSSRYYFLETETDYVVVVSIAFPSFFEKNSDTMTSMLESFEAS; from the coding sequence ATGAAAAAAATAGTTATGGTGTTTGGTTTGCTTTTAGTGTTATCCGGTTGTGCAGCAAATACTAAGGACAAGGTAGAAAAATCAAAAAGTCCTCAACAGACAGATAAGGTACAATCATCCAAAAAGAAAGACCCTGTAAAAACTCCAGAGTCGTCTGCACCAAAAAAGGACGAATTAGTTGGAAAAACCTTTGAAATTGATGGAGATAAGTATCACATAGATGTGTTAAAGGAATGGCAGGATCTTGCACTTGAGGATGGTGTTTCTTTGCGTGTTGGGAATAACGATGAATCAGAAGGTCTAATGGTTTTTGGACTAAAGAAAGTAAATCTGGAAAGTTTCTCTGCATTTAAAGACTTAGTGAGCAGTGACTTTATTTCTTCAGATGACATCACTGTTAAAACAGAGGAAATTGAAAAGAAACCTTTTCAAACGACACGTTATCAAGGTGAAACATACATAGTACCACTTGTTTCTGAAGGTGTCAAAGTTAGTTCTAGATACTATTTCTTAGAAACAGAAACGGATTATGTCGTTGTTGTCAGCATAGCATTTCCTTCATTTTTTGAAAAAAATAGCGATACGATGACTAGTATGCTAGAGTCATTTGAGGCGAGTTGA
- a CDS encoding TetR/AcrR family transcriptional regulator codes for MKKKIDKEKIIHTTIALATKQGLLNVSLNDIAANLGIKTPSLYNHISGIEDLYGQLGIYSLDLLEKEVVQSVLGFSKHDALIRIANTYVTFAIQNPVLYHAIENPYLKNTPDISKAKEAIVLIIQSVLKVYNFTIEKEKK; via the coding sequence GTGAAGAAAAAAATTGATAAAGAGAAAATTATACATACTACCATAGCCTTAGCAACTAAACAAGGCCTGTTAAATGTCAGTCTAAATGACATTGCTGCTAATCTTGGGATCAAAACGCCCTCTTTATATAATCATATTTCTGGTATTGAAGACTTGTATGGCCAGTTGGGGATATATAGTTTAGACTTACTTGAAAAAGAAGTGGTTCAGTCAGTTTTAGGTTTTTCAAAGCATGATGCACTAATCAGAATCGCAAATACCTATGTCACATTTGCGATACAAAATCCTGTACTCTATCACGCAATTGAAAATCCATACTTAAAGAACACTCCAGACATTTCAAAGGCAAAAGAAGCGATTGTCCTCATTATCCAATCTGTGCTAAAAGTTTATAATTTTACAATTGAAAAAGAAAAAAAATAA